The following proteins are encoded in a genomic region of Papaver somniferum cultivar HN1 unplaced genomic scaffold, ASM357369v1 unplaced-scaffold_10, whole genome shotgun sequence:
- the LOC113326727 gene encoding dormancy-associated protein homolog 3-like isoform X1 has protein sequence MGLLDQLWDDTVAGPTPDTGLGKLRKHSTFSFRSNSGNKEVESVARSNSEDLSDEVHRNVTRSIMILKPRPGNLTINGNDGGGSSAPASPAGSTPPVSPFTPSGSPFSGGRESNRFRGRLSSDVYERGAASSAPTAVPIRAAAATTAMGDGSRCTPPTYNV, from the exons ATGGGTTTATTAGACCAACTTTGGGATGATACAGTTGCCGGACCAACACCTGATACTGGTCTCGGAAAGCTAAGGAAACATTCCACCTTTTCTTTCCGGTCAAATTCCGGCAATAAAG AAGTAGAATCAGTTGCGAGATCTAACAGTGAAGATTTGTCTGACGAAGTGCACAGAAATGTGACTCGCAGTATAATGATCCTAAAACCGAGACCAGGAAATCTGACGATTAACGGTAATGATGGTGGTGGATCATCAGCACCAGCTTCACCGGCCGGATCTACACCTCCTGTATCACCATTCACTCCATCAGGATCACCATTCTCTG GTGGTAGAGAATCAAATCGTTTTCGTGGCAGATTATCGTCGGATGTTTACGAGAGAGGAGCGGCTTCCTCGGCTCCAACAGCAGTCCCTAtccgagcagcagcagcaacaacagcaatggGGGATGGATCCAGGTGCACACCTCCTACTTACAACGTGTGA
- the LOC113326727 gene encoding dormancy-associated protein homolog 3-like isoform X2, whose product MGLLDQLWDDTVAGPTPDTGLGKLRKHSTFSFRSNSGNKEVESVARSNSEDLSDEVHRNVTRSIMILKPRPGNLTINGNDGGGSSAPASPAGSTPPVSPFTPSGSPFSDYRRMFTREERLPRLQQQSLSEQQQQQQQWGMDPGAHLLLTTCEM is encoded by the exons ATGGGTTTATTAGACCAACTTTGGGATGATACAGTTGCCGGACCAACACCTGATACTGGTCTCGGAAAGCTAAGGAAACATTCCACCTTTTCTTTCCGGTCAAATTCCGGCAATAAAG AAGTAGAATCAGTTGCGAGATCTAACAGTGAAGATTTGTCTGACGAAGTGCACAGAAATGTGACTCGCAGTATAATGATCCTAAAACCGAGACCAGGAAATCTGACGATTAACGGTAATGATGGTGGTGGATCATCAGCACCAGCTTCACCGGCCGGATCTACACCTCCTGTATCACCATTCACTCCATCAGGATCACCATTCTCTG ATTATCGTCGGATGTTTACGAGAGAGGAGCGGCTTCCTCGGCTCCAACAGCAGTCCCTAtccgagcagcagcagcaacaacagcaatggGGGATGGATCCAGGTGCACACCTCCTACTTACAACGTGTGAAATGTGA